Part of the Anaerobacillus alkaliphilus genome, CCGGTATTTCTTATTATTTATATGATTGCTTCGAGCATTGCCGTTGTACTAGAATCTACAATGAATTTCAAGCTATTTGCAAAGGAGAAAGAAGTTGTTGAGGGTGTTGAGAAGAAAGAGTCACTCTTCAAGAGTATTAAGCTAGGAATCGATTATTTAAAGTTACACCCAGTGATTTTACTGTTACTATGGGTGGCTTTAATGGTGAATTTCTTCTTTGGAGCGTTTGAAGTTGGATATTCCTACATTCTTATTGAAAAATTACAGATAGAGTCGCAGCATTTCGGCTTTACGCAAGGGGCATTTTCAGTCGGTATGGTGGTAATGTCAGTGTATTTTTCAATCAGAAAAGAAGTCAAATATCCGTTTCTTGTATCAAAAAGAGGCATTATTGGAATATGCCTAATCATGGCGGCAGTAGCTATACCTCTATTAACCTCTTTGTCTTACAATCTTGTTGTAGGGTATTATTTAGTCTTGATGCTTTGTTTTGGGTCATTAATTATTGTCATCAATACGCCAATCCAAGTAATGCTACAAAAAACGATTGACGAAGATTATAAAGGTCGCGTATTTTCCATTATTGAAACGATGGCTATGGCGCTCACTCCACTAGGAATGGTTTTATACGGCTTCCTATACGACATATTCCCAGGTCAGTATATCCTATTCGTGTCTGCAGGATTGTTGCTAAGTGTCGTTCTTTTCCTAGCAAGACCAAGTGCGATTAGAAAAATTCATCCAGAACTTGGGGTCACTGAGATTGTTAGAGAAGAAGTAAAGGCAGTGTAAGTTTACTATGAAAGACCAAATCTTTGGATTTGGTCTTTTTTTGAGTAGCTATTGTCGAAAAGTATCAAAACAAAATTGGGCCAACAGCGAATATAATAAATGGTGAGAGAGTGCTTTATAATTTAACAGGAAATGAGGAACAACTTATGACGGTCAAACCACTCGACGAAACCATTTGTTTAAAACAATACCTCTCGGAAAAAGACTATCAAGAACTTCAAAAGCTAGAGAAGCAATGCTATTCATATGATAAAACAAAATTAAAGTTAGAATTAGATTTTAAAATAGCAGTAAGTAGAAATGCTCCTTCTGGCTTAAAAGAGATTAATGAGTTTTTCTATTATGTGGATGAGCAATTGGTTGCTTACTTAGGGATTTCTAGTTTTGGAGGAAATATTGGCGAGATCAATGGCATGACTCATCCAGATTATCGTAAAAAAGGTGTATTTAGAAAGCTCTTTACTTTGGCAGAGGATGAGTTGAAAAAGAGAAGCTTTAAAAAGGTGTTACTTCTGGCTGATGGGAAATCAAACTCTGGTCCTACCTTTATCAAATCTGTTCAGGGAGAATATGAATT contains:
- a CDS encoding MFS transporter, which translates into the protein MDYQLKVKKATYHLYTFMISKLISSFGAQVYTFAISFYILQLTGSATSFAVNLICNILPRTILGPFAGAITDRYSKKAIVIIAQIATTITIGGLLVFTLTQGLSLSAIYVTTVVLSITSMFSGIAFTSSITALINKERIQKAMSLNQMAISFAAIGSPAVGGILYGAVTMPVFLIIYMIASSIAVVLESTMNFKLFAKEKEVVEGVEKKESLFKSIKLGIDYLKLHPVILLLLWVALMVNFFFGAFEVGYSYILIEKLQIESQHFGFTQGAFSVGMVVMSVYFSIRKEVKYPFLVSKRGIIGICLIMAAVAIPLLTSLSYNLVVGYYLVLMLCFGSLIIVINTPIQVMLQKTIDEDYKGRVFSIIETMAMALTPLGMVLYGFLYDIFPGQYILFVSAGLLLSVVLFLARPSAIRKIHPELGVTEIVREEVKAV